A DNA window from Arachis hypogaea cultivar Tifrunner chromosome 18, arahy.Tifrunner.gnm2.J5K5, whole genome shotgun sequence contains the following coding sequences:
- the LOC114925760 gene encoding uncharacterized protein — translation MTTFSNRISNLPKIAYAKFEGSTFGAFGGNSSGRGGSYHPGRRSSSGGVESPTAKPPYLFTNAAIGRATASGTGEAAVLHRGSGAVAKEEEEDTVHDGGSWIQSGEDGVTSGSTGVLRGGVVATRGAPNGHVEAALSSDSDPCRGWFCRASYIVAKPPLLTAAVFPWERHDETRIEQWDTIVVEGAHGQAHSHARRRNLRKRDSVDGRERRARIGRSRSCCRCALPSRRRRSVGPPPSLSLPPLPLLPSKREKKPRGRREKEGSSPRHSRRSHHVAPPQVHLGASVEAEPRRETSSRREERNASERENEHERKETAVLITARGSTAVVGANRSHRRLCKLFPSCFGSGPAATRQCSYSFLTSVQPLPELAVAGETLPKLLRSAVPFLLRSDRFESTAFLGVVVIVVITGSSCCCYCCSSSCCSFNF, via the exons ATGACTACGTTCTCAAATAGAATCAGCAACTTACCAAAAATTGCATATGCAAAATTCGAAGGATCTACATTTGGCGCATTTGGAGGAAACAGCTCTGGCCGAGGAGGAAGTTACCATCCAGGGCGGCGGAGCAGCAGCGGAGGGGTTGAATCTCCCACCGCAAAGCCACCGTACTTGTTTACAAATGCGGCCATTGGCCGGGCGACAGCAAGCGGCACTGGCGAAGCTGCAGTTCTACATCGAGGTAGTGGCGCTGTCgcaaaggaggaagaagaggacacCGTGCATGATGGAGGCAGCTGGATCCAGAGCGGCGAGGATGGCGTCACGAGTGGTTCCACGGGTGTGCTTCGTGGCGGCGTTGTCGCGACGCGAGGAGCACCGAACGGTCATGTGGAGGCAGCACTGAGTTCTGACAGCGATCCTTGCAGAGGTTGGTTTTGTCGTGCTTCTTATATTGTGGCCAAGCCACCACTACTAACGGCGGCGGTCTTCCCCTGGGAGCGTCACGATGAGACTAGAATAGAGCAGTGGGACACGATAGTTGTGGAGGGTGCGCATGGG CAAGCACACTCACATGCACGGAGAAGAAATCTAAGAAAGAGAGACAGCGTCGATGGAAGAGAAAGACGCGCTAGAATTGGTAGGTCGCGCAGCTGCTGTCGCTGCGCTCTACCCAGCCGTCGTCGCCGTTCTGTGGGGCCGCCGCCATCCCTGAGCTTGCCACCGTTACCCTTGTTGCCgagcaaaagggaaaaaaagcCACGCGGCagaagagagaaggagggaagCTCACCGCGTCACAGTCGTCGCTCCCACCATGTCGCGCCGCCGCAGGTCCACCTTGGAGCCTCCGTCGAAGCAGAGCCGCGAAGAGAGACGAGTTCGCGTAGGGAAGAGAGAAATGCGTCCGAGAGAGAGAACGAGCACGAGAGGAAGGAGACAGCCGTTCTCATCACTGCTAGAGGTTCTACCGCCGTTGTTGGTGCCAACCGAAGTCACCGCCGCCTTTGCAAGCTTTTTCCCAGCTGTTTTGGTTCTGGTCCTGCTGCAACTCGCCAATGTTCCTACTCATTTCTGACATCTGTTCAGCCTTTGCCAGAGCTCGCCGTCGCCGGAGAAACACTTCCGAAACTTCTCAGATCCGCTG TACCATTCTTGTTGCGCTCTGATCGATTTGAATCCACCGCTTTTCTTGGTGTTGTGGTCATTGTCGTTATAACGGGGAGTTCATGTTGTTGCTACTGTTGCAGTTCCAGTTGCTGCAGTTTCAATTTCTGA
- the LOC112769509 gene encoding uncharacterized protein, translating into MLFKVFDSYRLFGEIGNYQRFTHQDLPEIGTQELDTNETSFAMEFEKEMQFNESVNNNKGRRGHDESQSSSNRGNFLEMLKFLGSYNERVKQNVLENAPKNAKYTSNDVQKEILHILATKVRNSIREEIGDAKFCIIVDEARDESKKEQMAIVLRFVTLDGFVKERFFDLVHVTDTCATTLKKELIYVLSHYNLQVENIRGQGYDGASNMRGEWNSLQALFLKDSPQAYYVHCFAHRLQLALVAASREVLQIHEFFTQLNSIITIVSASSKRHDQLQEAQAIENANLVAQNELETGKGANQISTLQRVGDTRWSSHFNSICSLVKMFTATNIVLNNIIEDGTTYAQRGEAYGVSKILLSFEFVFTLHLMKEIMGITNVLCQALQQQSQDILNAMHIFSTSKLLLQQLRDGGWCNFLANVKDFCEKHEIEVPNMSAQYVFGRGRSRQPSVTVEYHYRIDVFLATIDSQIQELNSRFNEQTIELLTLSCALDPKDNFKSFNIEEISKLAEKFYPLDFPSNELNILKSQLQHYQHDIPNHLKGIGTLSELCNKLQKMGKSRTYHIVDRLIRLVLTLPVSTATTERAFSAMKIVKTRLRNKMADEFLADNLVPPPTFSQQLGQIHLRWRRRWTNHPKAFGPYIQVQSNPVSGNPRNIGAVVGESGSLHLRMMDNQFKDGHMASESELEPHSDD; encoded by the exons AGGACATGATGAAAGCCAAAGTTCAAGCAACAGAGGTAACTTTTTggaaatgttaaaatttttgggatCTTACAATGAAAGAGTGAAACAGAATGTTTTGGAAAATGCTCCAAAAAATGCTAAGTATACTTCAAATGATGTCCAAAAAGAAATTCTACATATTCTTGCTACTAAGGTGAGAAATTCAATTAGAGAAGAGATTGGAGATGCcaaattttgtattattgttgATGAAGCTAGAGATGAATCTAAAAAGGAGCAAATGGCCATTGTTTTGAGATTTGTTACTCTAGATGGTTTTGTTAAAGAGAGATTTTTTGATCTTGTGCATGTCACTGATACTTGTGCAACAACTTTAAAGAAAGAATTGATTTATGTCCTTTCTCATTATAATCTCCAAGTTGAAAATATTAGGGGTCAAGGGTATGATGGTGCTAGCAACATGCGGGGTGAGTGGAATAGTTTGCAAGCTTTGTTTCTTAAAGATTCTCCACAAGCATACTATGTGCATTGTTTTGCTCATAGGTTACAATTAGCATTGGTGGCAGCTTCAAGAGAGGtacttcaaattcatgaattttttactCAATTAAACTCTATTATCACTATTGTTAGTGCTTCTTCAAAAAGACATGATCAATTACAAGAAgctcaagcaattgaaaatgcAAACTTGGTTGCTCAAAATGAATTAGAAACAGGCAAAGGTGCGAATCAAATAAGCACTTTACAAAGAGTTGGGGATACTCGATGGAGctctcactttaattctatttgcagTTTGGTAAAAATGTTTACTGCTACCAATATTGTTCTCAATAATATCATTGAAGACGGGACAACTTATGCACAAAGAGGTGAGGCTTATggtgttagtaaaatattattgtcatttgaatttgttttcacTTTGCACTTGATGAAAGAGATTATGGGAATCACTAATGTTCTTTGCCAAGCACTGCAACAACAATCTCAAGATATTCTTAATGCAATGCATATTTTTTCTACATCAAAGTTACTTCTTCAACAATTAAGAGATGGTGGATGGTGCAATTTTCTTGCAAATGTTAAAGATTTTTgtgaaaaacatgaaattgaagTCCCTAATATGAGTGCACAATATGtttttggaagaggtcgatctcgTCAACCAAGTGTGACAGTTGAGTATCATTATCGAATAGATGTATTCTTGGCAACAATTGACTCTCAAATACAAGAGTTGAATAGTAGATTTAATGAGCAAACAATAGAGCTTTTGACTTTGAGTTGTGCTTTGGATCCTAAGGACAATTTCAAATCATTCAATATTGAAGAAATCAGCAAGTTAGCAGAGAAGTTTTATCCCCTTGACTTTCCTTCTAATGagctaaatattttgaaatctcaGTTGCAACATTATCAGCATGATATACCAAATCATTTGAAAGGCATTGGTACACTTTCTGAATTGTGCAACAAGTTGCAAAAAAtgggaaaatcaagaacttatcaCATAGTTGATAGATTAATACGTCTTGTTTTGACTCTACCAGTGTCTACAGCAACAACAGAAAGAGCTTTTTCAGCAATGAAAATTGTTAAGACAAGACTCCGAAATAAGATGGCTGATGAATTTCTTGCAGACAATTTG gtaccaccccctaccTTTTCTCAACAACTCGGACAAATTCATCTTCGTTGGAGAAGGCGTTGGACAAATCATCCAAAGGCGTTTGGACCTTACATTCAAGTCCAAAGCaacccagtttcaggtaaccctcgaaacattggcgccgttgtcggagaaTCTGGAAGTCTACACCTACGAATGATGGACAATCAATTTAAAGACGGCCATATGGCATCTGAATCGGAACTGGAGCCTCACAGCGATGATTGA